Proteins encoded by one window of Bradyrhizobium sp. B097:
- a CDS encoding AMP-binding protein, with protein MYTGKHAYLRPLQPAFIMAGTGEIVTYRELEARNNRLAHLFRNRGMKRLDHYSIFMENNNRYLEACGAGERSGLYFTCVNSYLTPSELAYILTNSQSRILITSKLKLDIAREALKECPQVELCIVVDGDSESDRIVGLQQATAGLPATPIADEYAGTAMLYSSGTTGRPKGIVRPLPEQPPSQNLPLFDFLTKLWHYREGMVYLSPAPLYHSAPQAAVNLTIRMGGTVVIMESFDPERYLQLVEKWGITHSQLVPTMFSRLLKLPEEVRARYDLSTLEIAIHAAAPCPALVKDDMIKWWGPIIHEYYGATEGLGFTACNSEEWLAHRGTVGKVLLGDLHILDENMQPCPKGTPGTVWFKTATPFEYFNDPAKTSEARSADGSMSTVGDVGYVDDDNFLYLTDRATFMIISGGVNIYPQECENLLITHPKVADAAVFGVPNVDLGEEVKAVVQPVDGIAPGPDLAEELIAFCASSLSRQKVPRSVDFEAELPRLPTGKLYKRLLRDRYWGNKTSRIV; from the coding sequence ATGTACACCGGCAAGCATGCTTACCTGCGCCCGCTGCAACCGGCCTTCATCATGGCCGGGACCGGCGAGATCGTCACCTATCGCGAGCTCGAGGCGCGCAACAACCGTCTCGCGCATCTGTTCCGCAACCGCGGCATGAAGCGGCTCGATCACTATTCGATCTTCATGGAGAACAACAACCGCTACCTCGAGGCCTGCGGCGCCGGTGAACGGTCCGGCCTCTACTTCACCTGCGTCAATTCCTACCTCACGCCCAGTGAGCTCGCCTACATCCTGACCAACAGCCAGTCGCGGATCCTGATCACCTCGAAGCTGAAGCTCGACATCGCGCGCGAGGCGCTGAAGGAGTGCCCGCAGGTCGAGCTCTGCATCGTGGTCGACGGCGACAGCGAGAGCGATCGCATCGTCGGACTGCAACAGGCGACCGCGGGGCTGCCGGCGACGCCGATCGCGGACGAATATGCGGGCACCGCGATGCTCTATTCCTCCGGCACGACCGGCCGGCCGAAGGGCATCGTGCGGCCGCTGCCCGAGCAGCCGCCGTCGCAAAACCTGCCGCTGTTCGATTTCCTGACCAAGCTCTGGCACTACCGCGAGGGCATGGTCTATCTGTCGCCGGCACCGCTCTATCACTCGGCGCCGCAGGCCGCGGTCAATCTCACCATCCGGATGGGCGGCACCGTCGTCATCATGGAGAGCTTCGATCCGGAGCGCTATCTCCAGCTCGTCGAAAAATGGGGCATCACTCACAGCCAACTGGTGCCGACGATGTTCTCGCGCCTGCTGAAACTGCCCGAGGAGGTTCGCGCCCGCTACGATCTGTCGACGCTCGAGATCGCGATCCATGCCGCGGCGCCCTGCCCGGCGCTGGTCAAGGACGACATGATCAAATGGTGGGGCCCGATCATCCACGAATATTACGGTGCGACCGAGGGCCTCGGCTTCACCGCCTGCAACAGCGAGGAATGGCTCGCGCATCGCGGCACCGTCGGCAAGGTGCTGCTCGGCGACCTGCATATCCTCGACGAGAACATGCAGCCCTGTCCGAAGGGCACACCGGGCACGGTGTGGTTCAAGACCGCAACGCCGTTCGAGTATTTCAACGATCCGGCCAAGACCAGCGAGGCCCGCTCGGCGGACGGCAGCATGAGCACGGTCGGCGACGTCGGCTATGTCGACGACGACAATTTCCTCTATCTGACCGATCGCGCCACCTTCATGATCATCTCCGGCGGCGTGAACATCTACCCGCAGGAATGCGAGAACCTCCTGATCACCCATCCCAAGGTCGCCGACGCCGCAGTGTTCGGCGTGCCCAATGTCGATCTCGGCGAGGAGGTGAAAGCGGTGGTGCAGCCGGTCGACGGCATCGCACCGGGGCCTGATCTCGCCGAGGAGCTGATCGCGTTCTGCGCAAGCTCGCTGTCGCGCCAGAAGGTGCCGCGCTCGGTGGATTTCGAGGCCGAGCTGCCGCGGCTGCCGACCGGAAAACTCTACAAGCGCCTGCTGCGCGATCGCTATTGGGGCAACAAGACCTCGCGGATCGTGTGA
- a CDS encoding iron-containing alcohol dehydrogenase, with the protein MHRGRVVFGAMDEVVFGRPAREAVVEQLDRLGAQRAFLMVSGTLNRETDEIEKVREKLGARCVGTFDQMPAHTPRAAVIAATQQARDAKADLIVTIGGGSITDGAKAVQLCLANNVTTSDGIDTIRTRGGVSPEMNPPTVRQISVPTTIAGGEFSSIAGVTNETKRQKEMLRHPLVMPRATILDPELSVHTPNWLFLSTGIRAVDHCVEGICSREAHPYGDAQALKGLEMLAQGLPRVKADPNDISARMDCQIGTWLSTGPLASGVPMGASHGIGYVLGAEFDVPHGYTSCVMLPAVMRWNKRDNADRQALVAAAMGHPGADAGDVLDRFIRDLGMPRSLQEVHVGPEHFDRIAAGAMRTPWVPRNPRKIDGPSQVREILVMAA; encoded by the coding sequence GTGCATCGAGGCCGTGTCGTATTCGGCGCCATGGACGAGGTCGTGTTCGGGCGGCCCGCCCGTGAGGCCGTCGTCGAGCAACTGGACCGGCTTGGCGCCCAGCGCGCCTTCCTGATGGTGTCGGGTACGCTGAACCGCGAGACCGACGAGATCGAAAAAGTCCGCGAGAAGCTCGGCGCCCGCTGTGTCGGCACCTTCGACCAGATGCCGGCGCATACGCCGCGCGCCGCGGTGATCGCGGCGACGCAACAGGCACGTGATGCGAAGGCCGATCTGATCGTCACCATCGGCGGCGGTTCGATCACCGACGGCGCCAAGGCGGTGCAGCTTTGCCTCGCCAACAACGTCACGACATCCGACGGCATCGACACGATCCGCACCCGTGGCGGCGTCTCGCCCGAGATGAATCCCCCCACCGTGCGCCAGATCAGCGTGCCGACCACGATCGCCGGCGGCGAGTTCTCGTCGATCGCAGGCGTCACCAACGAAACCAAGCGGCAGAAGGAGATGCTGCGCCATCCCCTGGTGATGCCGCGCGCCACCATCCTCGATCCGGAGCTGTCGGTGCACACGCCGAACTGGCTGTTCCTGTCGACCGGCATCCGCGCCGTCGATCATTGCGTCGAGGGCATCTGCTCGCGCGAGGCGCATCCCTACGGCGATGCGCAAGCCTTGAAGGGGCTGGAGATGCTGGCGCAGGGCCTGCCGCGGGTGAAGGCCGATCCGAACGACATATCGGCGCGGATGGATTGCCAGATCGGCACCTGGCTCTCGACCGGCCCGCTCGCCTCCGGCGTGCCGATGGGCGCGAGCCACGGCATCGGCTACGTGCTCGGCGCCGAGTTCGACGTGCCGCACGGCTACACCTCATGCGTAATGCTGCCGGCGGTGATGCGCTGGAACAAACGCGACAATGCCGACCGGCAGGCGCTGGTCGCGGCCGCGATGGGACATCCGGGCGCGGACGCCGGCGACGTGCTCGACCGCTTCATCCGCGACCTCGGCATGCCGCGCAGTTTGCAAGAGGTCCACGTCGGACCCGAGCATTTCGACCGCATCGCGGCGGGTGCGATGCGCACGCCCTGGGTGCCGCGCAACCCGCGCAAGATCGACGGTCCATCCCAGGTCCGCGAGATTCTGGTGATGGCCGCTTAA
- a CDS encoding GNAT family N-acetyltransferase, translated as MVLDTSDSISPAFGWARAAESGCRFRRQAEADLPFLGRLYASTRAEELAPVPWSEADKAAFLDQQFRAQHAHYQQYYPNTDWLVITHGGENIGRFYIERWPSQHRIIDIAFLPEHRGKGYGEALLRDAMDEAADAGKDVSIHVEKFNPAMRLYRRLGFVTEEDKGVYDLMRWIRPGPRAA; from the coding sequence TTGGTTCTCGATACGTCGGACAGCATCAGTCCTGCGTTCGGCTGGGCGCGCGCCGCCGAATCCGGTTGCCGCTTTCGCCGGCAGGCGGAGGCTGATCTGCCGTTCCTCGGCCGGCTCTACGCCTCGACGCGCGCCGAGGAGCTGGCGCCGGTGCCGTGGAGCGAGGCGGACAAGGCCGCCTTCCTCGATCAGCAATTCCGCGCCCAGCACGCGCACTATCAGCAATACTATCCGAACACCGACTGGCTGGTAATCACGCATGGCGGCGAGAACATCGGCCGGTTCTATATCGAGCGCTGGCCGAGCCAGCACCGCATCATCGACATCGCCTTCCTTCCCGAACATCGCGGCAAGGGATATGGCGAAGCGCTGCTGCGCGATGCAATGGACGAGGCGGCTGATGCCGGCAAGGACGTCTCGATCCATGTCGAGAAGTTCAATCCGGCGATGCGGCTCTACCGCCGGCTCGGTTTCGTCACCGAGGAAGACAAGGGCGTCTACGACCTGATGCGCTGGATCAGGCCCGGCCCCCGCGCCGCATGA
- a CDS encoding tail fiber protein yields MSDPFVAEIRIFPFNFAPKGWAFCSGQLLPISQNTALFSLLGTTYGGNGTSNFQLPNMQGNAPLAPGQGPGLSLYDLGETGGSTSVTLLQTQIPLHNHLVNVDTQDTADVQVPSPTRILGKSASAFAYVPGNPAPTLIQMNAAMIGMTGGNQPHNNMQPYLTLNFCIALQGVFPPRS; encoded by the coding sequence ATGTCCGATCCCTTTGTCGCCGAGATCCGCATCTTTCCCTTCAACTTCGCGCCCAAGGGCTGGGCCTTCTGCAGCGGTCAGCTCTTGCCGATCTCGCAGAATACGGCGCTGTTCTCGCTGCTTGGCACCACCTATGGCGGCAACGGCACGTCGAACTTCCAGCTGCCCAACATGCAGGGCAACGCGCCGCTGGCGCCTGGACAGGGCCCCGGGCTGTCGCTGTATGACCTCGGAGAGACTGGCGGCTCGACCTCGGTCACCCTGCTGCAAACCCAGATACCGCTTCACAACCACCTCGTGAATGTCGATACGCAGGACACGGCCGACGTCCAAGTCCCCAGCCCGACCCGCATCCTGGGCAAATCGGCGAGTGCCTTCGCCTATGTGCCCGGAAACCCGGCGCCGACGTTGATCCAGATGAACGCCGCCATGATCGGCATGACCGGCGGCAACCAGCCGCACAACAACATGCAGCCGTATCTCACCTTGAATTTCTGCATCGCGCTGCAGGGCGTATTCCCGCCACGAAGCTGA
- a CDS encoding tail fiber protein, which translates to MSQPFVGEIRMFGGNFAPAGWNFCDGSLLAISQYDTLFNLIGTTYGGDGQSTFAVPDLRGRLPLHMGTASSGTSYVIGQNGGVENVTLTVQTIPQHSHAFIASTQTGTGANPQGNILDQVSGTIAMYVDGQPPDGPMASGMLTNAGGSQPHNNLQPLLCVGFIISLFGIFPSQS; encoded by the coding sequence ATGTCACAACCTTTTGTAGGCGAAATCCGTATGTTCGGCGGCAACTTTGCCCCGGCGGGATGGAATTTCTGTGACGGCAGCCTACTGGCGATTTCCCAGTACGACACGCTGTTCAATCTGATCGGCACCACCTATGGCGGCGATGGCCAATCCACCTTCGCAGTCCCCGATCTGCGCGGCCGCCTGCCGCTCCACATGGGCACCGCCAGTAGCGGGACGAGCTATGTCATCGGCCAGAATGGCGGCGTCGAAAACGTAACGCTCACGGTACAGACGATCCCGCAGCATTCGCACGCCTTCATCGCCTCGACGCAGACCGGCACCGGGGCGAACCCGCAAGGAAATATCCTTGATCAGGTGTCCGGCACGATCGCCATGTACGTCGACGGTCAGCCGCCCGATGGCCCGATGGCAAGCGGAATGCTGACGAACGCGGGCGGAAGCCAGCCGCACAACAATTTGCAGCCGCTGCTTTGCGTCGGCTTCATCATTTCGCTGTTCGGCATTTTCCCGAGCCAGAGCTAG
- a CDS encoding tail fiber protein — translation MADPYLSEIRMMSFNFAPKGWALCNGQLMPINQNQALFSLLGTTYGGDGRVTFGLPDLRGRVPISMGAGYALGQRAGEEGHTLTISEMAQHNHLANATNSNGTTPIDAGSYLGAFNNGYSTSMTNITTLNPATVGNVGGSQAHQNMQPFLTINFSIALQGVFPSPN, via the coding sequence ATGGCCGATCCATATCTTTCCGAAATCCGCATGATGTCGTTCAACTTTGCTCCGAAGGGCTGGGCGCTCTGCAACGGCCAGTTGATGCCGATCAATCAGAACCAGGCGCTGTTCTCGTTGCTGGGCACGACCTATGGCGGGGACGGGCGCGTCACGTTTGGCCTGCCCGACCTCCGCGGCCGGGTGCCGATCAGTATGGGCGCGGGCTACGCGCTTGGCCAACGGGCCGGCGAGGAGGGCCATACGCTCACGATCAGCGAGATGGCGCAGCACAATCATTTGGCAAACGCCACCAACAGCAACGGCACCACGCCGATCGATGCGGGCAGCTATCTCGGTGCCTTCAACAACGGCTACAGCACGTCGATGACCAACATCACGACGCTCAATCCCGCGACCGTGGGCAATGTCGGCGGCAGCCAGGCCCATCAGAACATGCAGCCGTTCCTGACGATCAATTTCAGCATTGCCCTTCAGGGCGTTTTCCCCTCGCCGAACTGA